One Carassius auratus strain Wakin chromosome 16, ASM336829v1, whole genome shotgun sequence genomic window carries:
- the eomesb gene encoding eomesodermin homolog b: MSGEGPGSALTSSAEVDSRKVSPIICEDELSGGGRYILDGLGSNRYFMMGSTQQTQESPLFPYTSQTGGVYSGSDGSRYAASLHYGSVLPSAGFCQSLCAGRGDFGAGYQFGQGSGNSYHSYQGSGSGIGSVALSGAGLRAQVYLCNRPLWLKFHRHQTEMIITKQGRRMFPFLSFNITGLSLSTHYNVFVEIVLADPNHWRFQGGKWVTCGKADSNMQGNKIYVHPESPNTGAHWMRQEISFGKLKLTNNKGANTTAAQMIVLQSLHKYQPRLHIVEVSDDGIESTGRDSKTQIFTFPENQFIAVTAYQNTDITQLKIDHNPFAKGFRDNYDTMYTVPERERLTPSPSDSPRARYTMQPFLQDQFVTNLTPSRLYNSERTVPQTSSMLSPALEDAGAAQRWLVTSVQQTSANKLELTAYEGDYSSSLLPYSFKSLPLQSAHTLGYYPDAAFTSVTAGWGSRGSYPRKVASGLPWSPRPSPTELTDDHVLDKDKSREGNTVSQTVAWMENTPSLKPLDSEEPSIYSVVCKRRRVSLDESGAENSLTVKCEDSSTSETFTKDTSSNSKTIGYYAFYAGS, encoded by the exons ATGTCCGGTGAAGGACCCGGATCTGCGCTGACCTCGAGTGCGGAGGTGGACAGCAGGAAAGTGTCACCGATCATCTGCGAGGACGAACTCTCGGGCGGCGGCCGGTACATACTCGACGGACTCGGCTCCAACCGATACTTCATGATGGGCTCGACGCAGCAAACGCAGGAGAGTCCCTTGTTTCCGTACACGAGCCAGACGGGAGGCGTGTACTCCGGTTCGGACGGATCGCGGTACGCGGCGTCGCTGCACTACGGCTCCGTGCTTCCCTCCGCGGGCTTCTGTCAGTCTCTGTGCGCGGGACGCGGTGACTTCGGCGCGGGATATCAGTTCGGACAGGGTTCTGGAAACAGCTACCACTCGTACCAGGGCTCCGGGTCCGGTATCGGCTCCGTGGCTCTGTCCGGGGCGGGACTCCGAGCTCAGGTGTATCTGTGCAACCGGCCGCTGTGGCTCAAATTCCACCGACACCAAACCGAGATGATCATCACCAAACAGGGCAG ACGGATGTTCCCCTTTCTAAGCTTCAACATCACGGGTTTGAGTCTGAGCACGCATTATAATGTGTTTGTGGAGATAGTTCTGGCCGATCCCAACCACTGGAGATTTCAGGGCGGGAAATGGGTGACCTGCGGGAAAGCCGACAGTAACATGCAAG gaAATAAGATTTACGTCCACCCTGAATCCCCGAACACAGGAGCTCACTGGATGAGACAAGAAATCTCTTTCGGGAAACTCAAACTAACAAACAACAAGGGAGCGAATACTACCGCCGCACAG ATGATCGTGCTTCAGTCTCTGCACAAGTACCAGCCCAGGCTTCACATCGTCGAAGTGTCCGACGACGGAATCGAAAGCACAGGACGAGACTCGAAGACTCAGATCTTCACCTTCCCTGAGAACCAGTTCATCGCTGTGACAGCCTATCAGAACACTGat atCACGCAACTCAAGATCGACCACAATCCTTTCGCCAAGGGCTTTAGAGATAATTATGACAC GATGTACACGGTTCCCGAGCGTGAAAGACTCACTCCGTCTCCGTCAGACTCTCCTCGCGCGCGCTACACAATGCAACCCTTTCTGCAGGACCAGTTTGTCACCAATCTGACCCCGAGTCGCCTGTACAACAGCGAGCGGACGGTTCCTCAGACGAGCAGCATGCTTTCTCCTGCGCTGGAGGACGCTGGAGCTGCTCAGAGGTGGCTGGTCACTTCAGTCCAGCAGACCAGTGCAAACAAGCTGGAGCTGACGGCGTACGAGGGCGATTACTCCAGCTCGCTGTTACCTTACAGCTTCAAATCCTTACCTCTGCAGAGCGCACACACGCTGGGCTACTATCCAGACGCAGCCTTCACCTCCGTCACCGCTGGATGGGGCTCCAGAGGCTCTTATCCCAGAAAAGTGGCGTCCGGATTGCCCTGGTCACCCAGACCGAGTCCCACAGAGCTCACAGACGACCACGTGCTAGATAAAGACAAATCTAGGGAAGGGAACACAGTTAGTCAGACCGTGGCCTGGATGGAGAACACGCCGTCTCTGAAACCGCTAGACTCTGAGGAACCCAGCATTTACTCGGTGGTTTGCAAACGGAGACGGGTTTCCCTCGACGAGTCAGGAGCGGAGAACTCTCTCACGGTCAAGTGTGAAGATTCCAGCACCTCAGAAACCTTCACCAAGGACACTTCATCAAACTCCAAGACCATCGGCTACTACGCCTTCTACGCCGGCAGCTAG
- the LOC113115804 gene encoding uncharacterized protein LOC113115804 gives MSRRVEVILNSSAPQDPAEPPLHITESKPGEHPGVKGFLMIKPAILGWLEILTGAGVFGLVYWNYTLWLLIPASFVILIGVITATAACSHNPCLVVTSQVLNLLNICNVLTAVVVFFVQVLFVFLGDMVGAALRTHFVSGRSESPSSQTANIAFIACNVLALIFSLLIIVTSCCWCRSRKRLMVIHMNPAPSADLSDELEYPCLELSPPAYSPVPSSEPPAYEEERRSTLSGVSTQKWAMRKWKEELRRSRRTIQV, from the exons atgtcCAGAAGAGTGGAGGTGATCCTCAACTCCTCAGCTCCGCAGGATCCGGCCGAGCCTCCTCTTCACATCACCGAGTCCAAGCCCGGAGAGCATCCAGGAGTGAAGGGCTTCCTGATGATCAAGCCGGCGATCCTGGGG tggCTGGAGATCCTGACCGGTGCCGGGGTGTTTGGACTCGTCTACTGGAACTACACTCTCTGGCTCTTAATACCGGCTTCTTTT GTGATTTTAATCGGCGTGATAACGGCGACAGCTGCGTGCTCACACAACCCCTGTCTG gtgGTCACTTCTCAAGTGCTGAATCTGCTCAACATCTGCAACGTGCTGACGGCCGTCGTCGTGTTCTTCGTCCAGGTCTTATTCGTGTTTCTCGGAGAT ATGGTTGGAGCTGCGCTGCGAACACATTTCGTGAGCGGCCGCTCCGAGAGTCCCTCGTCTCAGACCGCAAACATCGCCTTCATCGCTTGTAATGTTCTGGCGCTCATCTTCTCTCTTCTCATCATCGTGACGTCGTGCTGCTGGTGTAGATCG AGGAAGCGTCTGATGGTGATCCACATGAACCCAGCTCCATCTGCAGATCTCAGTGATGAGCTGGAGTATCCGTGTCTAGAACTCTCACCGCCAGCCTATAGTCCGGTTCCTTCTTCAGAACCGCCGGCCTACGAG GAGGAACGACGCTCCACTCTTTCTGGAGTTTCTACTCAGAAGTGGGCCATGAGGAAATGGAAAGAAGAACTGAGGCGCAGCAGAAGAACCATCCAAGTCTGA